The following coding sequences lie in one Arachis hypogaea cultivar Tifrunner chromosome 4, arahy.Tifrunner.gnm2.J5K5, whole genome shotgun sequence genomic window:
- the LOC112797050 gene encoding protein ZW2, translating into MADANAAMFITFLEEWMVRQRNYHQELLTAQENRHRLRDSDKMELINRVLCHYEQYFEEKSKIAQRDIFLVFSPPWFSSLEKSFLWIAGFKPGKAFHLVNQAVRDLTNEQRRRLSQLSMETRMKERDLNDELAKAHESLASPPLVDTARTHGRACLSRARPTQARELEREADEGPPSELRAAMESVVTSADELRTNTALNVLQILRADQAVTFLTAVAELQLKIRSLGFEKDAQRAAAQNH; encoded by the coding sequence ATGGCTGATGCGAATGCGGCGATGTTCATTACCTTCCTGGAAGAGTGGATGGTTCGCCAAAGAAACTACCACCAAGAGCTTCTGACTGCGCAGGAAAACCGTCATCGACTCCGAGATTCCGATAAGATGGAACTCATAAACAGAGTACTCTGCCACTACGAGCAATACTTCGAAGAGAAATCAAAAATCGCCCAACGCGATATCTTCCTAGTGTTCTCGCCACCGTGGTTCAGTTCCTTGGAGAAGTCGTTCCTATGGATCGCCGGGTTCAAGCCAGGAAAAGCATTCCACCTCGTGAACCAGGCGGTACGCGACTTGACTAACGAACAACGGCGCAGGCTGAGCCAGCTCAGCATGGAGACGAGGATGAAGGAGAGAGACCTCAACGACGAGCTGGCCAAGGCTCACGAGAGCCTCGCAAGCCCGCCGCTCGTTGATACGGCGAGAACCCATGGCAGGGCGTGTCTGAGTCGCGCGAGGCCCACGCAGGCCCGAGAATTAGAAAGAGAAGCAGATGAAGGTCCTCCAAGCGAGCTTCGTGCGGCAATGGAGAGCGTTGTGACAAGTGCGGATGAACTGAGGACAAATACGGCATTAAATGTGCTGCAGATATTGAGGGCAGATCAGGCGGTTACTTTCTTGACAGCTGTTGCTGAGCTTCAGCTTAAGATCAGGTCCTTGGGGTTTGAGAAGGACGCACAAAGGGCAGCTGCTCAAAATCATTGA